In Leclercia sp. LSNIH1, the genomic stretch CCCAGGAATGGCTGCAAACACAGAGAACAGATAGAACTCCGCCCAGCCGTGCGTTTCAACAAACCAGCCCGCGATAGGGCCAACATAGACCCGACCCACCGCAGAGAGGGCCGAGAGCAGGGCGAACTGCGTGGCGGAGAACGATTTATTGCACAAGGTCATCAGCAGCGCGACAAACGCGGCTGTCCCCATCCCACCACACAGATTCTCGAAGAACACCGCCGTCGCCATGCTGAGCATATGCTTATCGGTGATGGAGAGCAGCCAGTACCCGGCGTTTGAAACCCCCTGCAGAATGCCGAAAATCAGCAGGGCACGGAACAGGCTTAAGCGCTGCATCAGCACGCCGCCGTAGAGCGCGCCGATAATGGTGGCAATCAGCCCCAGCGTTTTGTTAACGACCCCCACTTCACCAGCATCGAAGCCCACACCACGTATCAGGAAGGTGGTGGTCAGGCTCATCGCAAACGCATCGCCAAGTTTGTACAACACAATCAACAGCAGAATGAGCCAGGCGTTGTTACGGCCAAAAAAGTCGCGCAACGGTTCAGCCACAGCCTGCTCAAGGGAGCGGGGGACCGGAATCACATCGCTCGGTTCCGGAGCAAGAATTGTGGCGATCATGCAGGGAATAAGCAGGATGGCCATCAGCCAGTACATTCCCTGCCAGCCGAGGTATCTGTCCGCCAGCCACAGGGCCAGCCCGCCTGAGACCAGCATGCCCAGACGGTAACCCAGCACGCTGATGGCGGCCCCGGCGCCGCGCTCTTCGGCTGAAAGCACGTCCGTTTTCCAGGCATCAAAAACGATATCCTGCGACGCAGAGCAAAACGCGATCACCACTGCCAGCGCAGCCATCCAGCGCAGCTGTGACGCAGGCTCAAGAAAGCCCATGGCGGCAATCGCCAGCAGCAGCATCGCCTGGGTCATCAGCAACCAGCCACGACGTCTGCCGAGGAAAGGCGGCGTGTAGCGGTCCATCATGGGTGACCATAAAAACTTAAAGACATAGGCCTGACCGACCAGCGAGAAGAAGCCGATGGTTTTAAGATCGATATTTTCGACGGTCATCCACGCCTGTAGCGTGCCGGATGTCAGGGCAAGGGGTAAACCGGAGGCAAAACCGAGGATCAGCAAGATAGCTGATTTAGGCTGCTGGAAAATGCGTAAGTAGTGACTGGACATGAGGTAAAACTGACCCGACCGGAGGCCGGGTCAGCAGGCAGACTTAACGTGCGTTCTGCTTGATGAATTCGTGAATGCTGGTGTCCTGCGCCATATCGGCGATGGTGTCGGTCAGCACGCTGTTAACCGCGTTAGCAATATTCTGGTTAGAGGCCTGGAACGCACCTTCAACAGAGTAGCTTGCACGGTAGTTTTTGTTCATCTTGTTGCCGTTCTTCGCGGTAGCGATGATGGCGATATCGGCTTTGGTGGCGATGTTATAGCGCACGTTGCCCTGAGAGACGTCGGCGTACAGGTTGTTCACGATGATCTGCAGATCCACCGCACCGCTTGGGCCGACCATATAACCGCGAGCGGTCATCTGCTTCTCAAGCACTTCCTGCAGCAGGAAACGCAGATCGCGGGAGGCGGTCAGGGTTACGACCTGGTTGTCACGGGTAACTTTCGCCAGCGCCTGGTCGCGACGCTGGTCTGCGCCGTTAATGCTTACGGTCACGCCCATCAGGCTTGGATCCTGTTGTGGCAGGGTGATCTTTGGCGAAACATCAATGGTGGTTGGCGGGGTCGCGCAGCCAGCCAGCATAAACAGGGCGACTAAAGGGAAAAAGAGTTTTTTTAACATGTTCAGGCTCTCAACGAATCGTAAGCATATAGAGATAAAAATTGCCGCCATCATAACATCGCCAACGGCAAGGGGAAGTGGTCAACGCATGTAAATTCATCGCCTTGTCTGAAAACTAACCACCTGAAACGCTTTTCCGTTATTCGAACGACAAAACGACGCTTCCCTTATAGGACTTCATACGGTTGAATGAGAAAATCAGACGAAAGCTAAATTTTTGTTGTCTTGTTGTTATGCAAGCGGTAAAAGCGGCTAACATTTAAAGGGATGGGTGACATCTCAGCGTTGTCGGAGGAGTAATTTCATGATGATACGTGAACAGATTGAAGATAAGTTAAGGGCGGCGTTTGAACCTGTGTTCCTTGAAGTCGTCGACGAAAGCTATCGTCATAACGTACCGGCAGGCTCTGAGAGCCACTTTAAGGTGGTGCTGGTCAGTGACCGTTTCGCTGGCGAGCGTTTTCTCAACCGTCACCGTATGATCTACGGAACCTTGACGGAAGAGCTCTCGACCACGGTCCATGCGCTGGCGCTCCACACTTATACAATCAAAGAGTGGAAAGGGTTACAGGATACGATTTTCGCATCGCCACCGTGCCGGGGAGCCGGGACGATCGCCTAATAAATCCTGTTTGCAACAGCAGGAGCTTTTCCAGTATGTTGCATAAAGATTACGTCAAAGCGGCCTGCGGGCCGTTTTGTTTTGTCCGGGTTTTGAGCCGGTGGCGCGATTTTAAGGCTAAAAATAGCCTTAATTTGTGAAAAAAGCCGCAGCAACATACGCCAACCGTTCTCGACTCACTAAAGTGATGCCGCTATAATGCCGCGTCTTAATGAATGTCTTCGGGATGATTCTGGCGACAGGGAATGTGAATCTGCTACAAGAGAGCATCCCGGTATTGCGAGGCAAATTCAGAGTTGACCGAGCACTGTGATTTTTTTGAGGTAACAAGATGCAAGTTTCAGTTGAAACCACTCAAGGCCTTGGCCGCCGTGTAACGATTACAATCGCTGCTGACAGCATCGAAAACGCTGTAAAAAGCGAGCTGGTCAACGTAGCGAAGAAAGTCCGTATTGACGGCTTCCGTAAGGGCAAAGTACCGATGAATGTCGTTGCTCAGCGTTATGGCGCTTCTGTTCGCCAGGACGTGCTGGGTGACCTGATGAGCCGCAACTTTGTTGACGCGATCATCAAAGAAAAAATCAACCCAGCCGGTTCCCCGACCTATGTTCCGGGTGAATACAAACTGGGCGAAGACTTCACCTACGCAGTAGAGTTCGAAGTCTATCCTGAAGTTGAGCTGAAAGGCCTGGAAACGATTGAAGTTGAAAAACCTGTCGTTGAAGTGACTGAAGCTGACGTTGACGGCATGCTGGACACCCTGCGTAAGCAGCAGGCGACCTGGAAAGACAAAGACGGCGCTGCTGATGCAGAAGACCGTGTCACCATCGACTTCACCGGCTCTGTAGACGGCGAAGAGTTCGAAGGCGGTAAAGCGTCTGACTTCGTACTGGCGATGGGCCAGGGTCGTATGATCCCAGGCTTCGAAGACGGTATCAAAGGCCACAGCGCTGGCGAAGAGTTCACCATCGACGTGACCTTCCCGGAAGAGTACCACGCTGAAAACCTGAAAGGTAAAGCGGCTAAGTTCGCCATTACCCTGAAGAAAGTCGAAGACCGCGAGCTGCCAGAACTGACTGAAGATTTCATCAAACGTTTCGGCGTTGAAGATGGTTCTGTTGAAGGTCTGCGTGCAGAAGTGCGTAAAAACATGGAGCGCGAGCTGAAAGGCGCCGTGCGTAACCGCGTGAAGTCTCAGGCTATCGAAGGTCTGGTTAAAGCTAACGAGATCGAGATCCCGTCTGCCCTGATCGACAGCGAAATCGACGTTCTGCGCCGTCAGGCTGCACAGCGTTTCGGTGGCAACGAGAAGCAAGCGCTGGAGCTGCCACGCGAGCTGTTCGAAGAGCAGGCTAAACGCCGCGTTGTCGTTGGTCTGCTGCTGGGCGAAGTGATTCGTACCCACGAGCTGAAAGCTGACGAAGAGCGTGTTAAAGGTCTGATCGAAGAGATGGCTTCTGCCTACGAAGATCCGTCAGAAGTTGTTGCTTTCTACGGCAGCAACAAAGAGCTGATGGAAAACATGCGCAATGTCGCCCTGGAAGAGCAGGCTGTTGAAGCGGTTCTGGCCAAAGCGAAAGTGTCCGAAAAAGCCACTTCTTTCAACGAACTGATGAACCAGCAGGCATAATTCTGCCCGCTTTGTTTAAAGTTTGAGCAAAAAACCCGTTGCCTTTCGGCGGCGGGTTTTTTTTATCACAGTTATAAATCACGAAGCGTGATAAAACGCCTTTTCAGTGTTAGCGTTACAACAAAAGATTGTTATGCTTGAAATAGGGCTGAGCCATCCCCATTAGTGGGGAAGCAGTATTAAAGAGACTGGCTGATAATCCGTCCGCAAGGTTACAATCAGTACAGCAGGTATTTTCATTTTTTATCCAGGAGACGGAAATGTCATACAGTGGCGAACGAGATAACTTTGCACCCCATATGGCGCTGGTGCCAATGGTTATTGAACAGACCTCTCGCGGTGAACGTTCTTTTGATATCTACTCCCGTCTGCTTAAAGAGCGCGTTATCTTCATGACCGGCCAGGTGGAAGACCACATGGCGAACCTGATCGTGGCGCAGATGCTGTTTCTGGAAGCGGAAAACCCGGAAAAAGACATTTACCTGTACATTAACTCCCCGGGTGGCGTTATCACCGCCGGGATGTCCATTTACGATACCATGCAGTTCATCAAGCCTGATGTGAGCACCATTTGTATGGGCCAGGCGGCATCGATGGGCGCATTCCTGCTGACCGCAGGGGCGAAAGGCAAGCGCTTCTGCCTGCCGAATTCGCGCGTTATGATCCACCAGCCGCTGGGCGGATACCAGGGCCAGGCGACAGACATTGAGATTCACGCCCGTGAAATTCTGAAAGTTAAAGGGCGTATGAATGAACTTATGGCTCACCACACGGGTCAATCACTTGAGCAGATCGAGCGTGATACCGAGCGCGATCGCTTCCTGTCCGCACCAGAGGCAGTTGAGTACGGCTTAGTCGACTCCATTTTGACCCATCGTAATTGATGCCCACGACGCGGGTGTGCCGCTATACTATGGTAGGGCGGCACTTTGCTTACGAGCAGCTTGCGTCTGAGAATGGCATTTGCGTCGTCATGTGCGGCACAAAGAACTTAAAAAGAGGTTTTGACTCATGACAGATAAACGCAAAGATGGATCGGGCAAACTGCTTTACTGCTCTTTTTGCGGCAAAAGCCAGCATGAAGTGCGCAAACTGATTGCCGGGCCATCCGTGTATATCTGCGACGAATGTGTCGACTTATGTAACGACATCATCCGCGAAGAGATTAAAGAAGTCGCACCACACCGCGAGCGCAGCGCGTTACCGACCCCGCATGAGATTCGTCATCATCTTGACGACTATGTCATCGGCCAGGAACAGGCGAAAAAAGTGCTGGCAGTGGCGGTGTACAACCACTACAAACGTCTGCGTAACGGGGATAACAGCAACGGCGTTGAGCTGGGCAAAAGTAACATTTTGCTGATCGGCCCAACCGGTTCCGGTAAAACCCTGCTGGCAGAAACGCTGGCACGTCTGCTGGATGTTCCATTCACCATGGCCGATGCCACCACCCTGACCGAAGCCGGTTATGTGGGTGAAGATGTGGAAAACATCATTCAGAAACTGCTGCAGAAATGTGATTACGATGTGCAGAAAGCACAGCGCGGTATCGTTTATATCGATGAGATCGATAAAATCTCGCGTAAATCCGATAACCCATCGATCACCCGTGACGTTTCCGGTGAAGGTGTGCAGCAGGCATTGCTGAAACTGATCGAAGGGACGGTTGCCGCGGTTCCACCGCAGGGCGGTCGTAAGCATCCTCAGCAGGAGTTCCTGCAGGTTGATACCTCCAAGATCCTCTTTATCTGTGGCGGTGCGTTTGCCGGTCTGGATAAAGTCATCGCTAACCGTGTTGAAACCGGCTCGGGTATTGGCTTTGGCGCCACCGTAAAAGCGAAGTCTGAAAAAGCGAAAGAGGGCGAACTGCTGATGCAGGTTGAGCCAGAAGATCTGATCAAGTTTGGTCTGATCCCTGAGTTCATCGGTCGTCTGCCGGTTGTCGCCACGCTGACAGAACTGAGCGAAGATGCGCTTATTCAAATTCTGAAAGAGCCGAAAAATGCCCTGACCAAGCAGTATCAGGCGTTGTTCAATCTGGAAGGTGTTGAGCTGGAATTCCGCGACGAAGCGCTTGATGCGATTGCTAAAAAAGCGATGGCACGTAAAACCGGTGCCCGTGGCCTGCGTTCCATCGTTGAAGCAGCCCTGCTTGATACCATGTACGACCTGCCTTCCCTGGAAGAGGTCGAGAAAGTGGTCATCGACGAGTCCGTGATTGCCGGTCAAAGCAAGCCGCTGCTGATTTACGGTACGCCGGAAGCGCAGCAGGCATCTGGCGAATAATTCACCAGAGCATACAAGCAGTTAATCAAAAAGGGGGGATTTAATCCCCCCTTTTATTTTTCCGTAAACATGACGTTGAATGTGTGGGAAACATCCCCATATACTGGATTACATGTTAATGGTTATGTGAAGCACAGTCTCATGACCAGCTTACCTGGCGGACACTAAACTAAGAGAGAGCTCTATGAATCCTGAGCGTTCTGAACGCATTGAAATCCCCGTATTGCCGTTGCGCGATGTGGTGGTTTATCCGCACATGGTCATACCCTTATTTGTAGGGCGGGAAAAATCTATCCGTTGCCTTGAAGCCGCCATGGATCATGATAAAAAAATCATGCTGGTTGCGCAGAAAGAAGCATCAACGGATGAGCCGGGTGTAAACGATCTTTTCACCGTCGGGACCGTGGCCTCTATTTTACAAATGCTGAAGCTGCCTGACGGCACCGTAAAGGTGCTGGTTGAGGGGCTACAGCGTGCGCGTATTACCACGCTATCTGACGATGGCGAACACTTTGCGGCAAAAGCGGAATACCTCGACTCGCCTCAGCTGGACGAGCGTGAGCAGGAGGTGCTGGTTCGCACCGCGATCAGTCAGTTTGAAGGCTACATCAAGCTGAACAAAAAAATCCCACCAGAAGTGCTGACGTCGCTCAACAGTATCGACGATCCTGCACGTCTGGCAGACACTATCGCTGCACACATGCCGCTGAAGCTGGCGGACAAACAGTCCGTGCTGGAGATGTCCGACGTTAACGAGCGTCTGGAATATCTGATGGCGATGATGGAGTCTGAAATCGATCTGCTGCAGGTTGAGAAACGCATTCGCAACCGCGTGAAGAAGCAGATGGAGAAATCTCAGCGCGAGTACTATCTGAACGAGCAGATGAAGGCTATTCAGAAAGAGCTCGGCGAGATGGATGACGCGCCGGATGAAAACGAAGCGCTGAAGCGTAAGATCGACGCGGCGAAAATGCCGAAAGAGGCCAAAGAGAAAGCGGAAGCAGAACTGCAGAAGCTGAAAATGATGTCTCCGATGTCGGCTGAAGCGACCGTTGTACGCGGCTATATCGAGTGGATGGTTCAGGTTCCGTGGAACGCCCGCAGCAAGGTCAAAAAAGACCTGCGCCAGGCCCAGGAGATCCTGGATACCGACCACTACGGTCTTGAGCGTGTCAAAGACCGCATCCTTGAGTACCTTGCGGTTCAGAGCCGTGTGAATAAGCTCAAGGGGCCAATTCTCTGCCTGGTCGGGCCGCCGGGGGTGGGTAAAACCTCTCTGGGGCAGTCCATCGCCAAAGCCACCGGTCGTAAATATATCCGTATGGCGCTGGGCGGGGTGCGTGACGAGGCGGAAATCCGCGGTCACCGCCGGACCTATATCGGCTCAATGCCGGGCAAACTGATCCAGAAGATGGCGAAAGTGGGCGTTAAAAACCCGCTGTTCCTGTTAGATGAGATCGACAAAATGTCGTCCGATATGCGCGGCGATCCGGCGTCTGCCCTGCTTGAAGTGCTGGATCCAGAGCAGAACGTGGCATTTAGCGATCACTACCTGGAAGTGGACTACGATCTGAGCGATGTGATGTTCGTGGCGACCTCTAACTCCATGAACATCCCGGCACCGCTGCTGGATCGTATGGAAGTGATCCGTCTTTCTGGCTACACCGAAGACGAAAAGCTGAACATTGCCCGTCGTCACCTGCTGTCGAAGCAGATTGAACGTAACGCTCTGAAAGAGAGCGAACTGACCGTCGATGATAGCGCGATTATCGGCATCATTCGTTACTACACCCGTGAAGCGGGCGTGCGTAGCCTGGAGCGTGAAATTTCCAAGCTGTGTCGTAAAGCGGTTAAACAGTTGCTGCTCGATAAGTCGTTGAAGCACATTGAAATCACTGGCGACAACCTGCACGAATACCTCGGTGTTCAGCGCTACGACTATGGCCGCGCGGACAGCGAAAACCGCGTCGGACAGGTTACGGGTCTGGCATGGACTGAAGTAGGCGGCGATCTGCTGACCATTGAAACCGCCTGCGTACCGGGTAAAGGTAAGCTGACCTACACCGGATCGCTGGGTGAAGTGATGCAGGAGTCCATTCAGGCTGCGCTGACCGTGGTGCGCGCCCGCGCGGAAAAACTGGGTATTAATCCGGACTTCTACGAAAAACGCGACATTCACGTTCACGTGCCGGAAGGGGCAACGCCGAAAGATGGCCCAAGCGCCGGTATCGCCATGTGTACCGCGCTGGTCTCTTGCCTGACGGGTAACCCGGTTCGTGCCGATGTGGCAATGACCGGCGAAATCACCCTGCGTGGCCAGGTATTGCCGATTGGCGGTTTGAAAGAGAAACTGCTGGCGGCACACCGCGGTGGCATTAAAACGGTTCTCATTCCGTACGAGAATAAGCGCGATCTGGAAGAGATTCCGGATAACGTGATCGCCGATCTGGATATCCATCCGGTGAAACGTATTGAGGAAGTTCTGACACTTGCGCTGCAGAATGAGCCTTCAGGAATGCAGGTTGTGACCGCAAAATAGTGACCTCGCGCAAAGAGCGTCAATAAAAAAAAGGTTGGTAAGCTATTTCGGGCTTGCCAGCCTTTTTTTGTATAGCTAATTTAGATTGCTGATTGGGCCAGCCATCAACAACGGGTGTTGTAAGGTCATGGCAGGCCTGATATAACTGCTGCGCGGTCGCGTTGTGAAGGATTCAGACGCGATATAAATTATAAAGAGAGGAAGAGAAGAGTGAATAAATCTCAACTGATTGACAAAATTGCTGCGGGTGCTGACATCTCCAAAGCTGCGGCTGGACGTGCGTTAGATGCTTTGATTGCTTCTGTTACCGAATCTCTGCAGGCTGGGGACGACGTAGCGCTGGTAGGTTTTGGTACTTTTGCTGTTAAAGAGCGTGCTGCCCGTACTGGCCGCAACCCTCAGACCGGTAAAGAGATCACCATCGCTGCTGCTAAAGTTCCGGGCTTCCGTGCCGGCAAAGCGCTGAAAGACGCGGTAAACTGATCGCTTTCTTACTTCAGGGAAGTTGAAAAGTACAAGGGCGCATCATTTGATGTGCCTTTTTTGTTTGTCCAGGCCTGATTTATGTGAGTTTATGCGAGTTGTGGGCTGACAATAGCCCCGGTTTCTTGTCACAATACGTCTTTACGCGCTGCGGTCAGGATTCCGCCAGCGTCAGGTCACCAGTCACCTACAGCGGAGTGTGGTTACACCATGATGGACAGCTTACGCACGGCTGCTAACAGTCTCGTGCTCAAGATTATTTTCGGTATCATTATCGTGTCGTTCATATTGACCGGCGTGAGCGGATACCTGATTGGCGGTAGTACAAACTACGCCGCAAAAGTGAACGACCAGGAAATCAGCCGTGGGCAGTTTGAGAATGCATTTGCCGGTGAACGTAACCGCATGCAGCAACAGTTAGGCGATCGGTTCTCTGAACTGGCGGCGAACGAAGGGTACATGAAGAACCTGCGTCAGCAGACGCTGAACCGTCTTATCGACGAAGCGCTGCTGGATCAGTATGCCCGTGAGCTGGGTCTGAGCATCAGCGATGATCAGGTGAAGAATGCGATTTTCGCTACTCCTGCTTTCCAGAATAACGGCAAATTTGATAACACCCGTTATACCGCCATCGTTAATCAGATGGGGATGACGCCGGATCAATACGCTCAGGCACTGCGCAATCAGCTCACCACTCAGCAGCTTATTAACGCTGTTGTAGGCACCGACTTCATGCTTAAGGGCGAAGCGGACGAGCTGGCGACGCTGGTTGCTCAGCAGCGCGTCGTGCGCGAAGCCACTTTCGACGTTAACGCCCTGGCGGCTAAACAGCAGGCGAGCGACGAAGAGGTGAAAAGCTACTACGAGCAGAACAAAAACAACTTCACCGCCCCGGAACAGTTCCGCGTGAGCTACATCAAGCTGGATGCGGCTGCGATGCAGGAGAACGCCACCGATGCGGAGATCCAGTCTTACTACGATCAGCATCAGGATCAGTTCACTCAGCCACAGCGTAACCGTTACAGCGTGATTCAGACCAAAACGGAAGCCGACGCTAAAGCGGCGCTGGATGAGCTGAACAAAGGCACCGACTTTGCAACGGTCGCAAAAGAGAAGTCCACCGATATCATCTCTGCGAAAAACGGCGGTGACATGGGTTGGCTGGAAGAGGCCACCACCCCGGACGAGCTGAAAAATGCCGGCCTGAAAGAGAAAGGTCAACTTTCTGGCGTGATTAAATCTTCCGTCGGTTTCCTGGTGGCACGTCTGGATGATATTACCCCTGCGACAACCAAACCGCTGGCGGACGTCCATGATGAGATTGCGGCGAAAGTGAAGCAGGAGAAAGCGCTGGATGGCTTCTATGCGTTGCAGCAGAAACTGAGCGATGCGGCCAGCAACGACAACGAATCCCTGGCGGGCGCTGAGCAGGCTGCGGGCGCGAAAGCTGTCACCACCGGTTGGTTTGATCGTGACAACCTGCCGGAGGAGCTGAACTTCAAGCCAGTGGCGGATGCTATCTTTAGCGGTGGTCTGGTGGGCGAAAACGGCACCCCGGGCAGCAACTCCGACATCATCACCGTGGACGGCGACCGCGCCTTTGTCCTGCGTGTGAGTGAACACAAGCCGGAGGCTGTTAAGCCGCTGGACGAGGTGAAAGATCAGATCGCTGCGCTGGTGAAACATAACAAAGCCGTGCAGCAGGCGAAGCTGGATGCTGAAAAGCTGCTGGCTGAGCTGAAAGCCGGTAAAGGTGATGAGGCGCTGAAAGCGGCTGGCCTGAGCTTTGGCGAGGCGAAGACCCTGAGCCGTACCGGTCAGGATCCGATCAGCCAGGCGGCATTTACCCTGAGCCAGCCTGCGAAAGACAAACCGAGCTTTGGTATCGCCAACGATATGCAGGGCAACGTAGTGATTGTGGCGCTGGATGAAGTCAAAGCGGGCACCATGCCGGAAGCGCAGAAGAAAGCGATGGTTCAGGGTATCACCCAGAACAACGCCCAAATCGCTTTCGAAGCGTTGATGAGTAATCTGCGTAAAGAAGCCAAAATTAAGCTGGGCGATATCATTACTCAGCAGTAATTACGGCGCTGGTCGCAAACTTAAGCAACATACTGCAATACCAAAAGGCCGCTTTCGCGGCCTTTTCCATTTCTGCAATCTGCTGTTTGTGCCTGAAAAGCGGCCCGAATAAGGTAAGGGGGCTGTCAACAAACAAGGAGAAAACAGCATGAAACATGGAATCAAAGCCCTTTTCATCACGCTTGCCATCGTAACGGCGGGGTTGAGCCACAGCGCGCTGGCGGCACCCTCGGTCGCGAAAACGCCGGTCACGCAAAGCAAATCTGAGCCGTCGGTCTCCGTCACATCATCACCGCAGTCGAAAGCCGCCGCGAGCAGCAAAAACGGCGAAGAGGAAGGGGTGCGGGTCAGCATTAATTCTGCATCGGCAGAGGAGCTGGCAAAGGTGATGAATGGCGTGGGGATAAAAAAAGCCCAGGCGATCGTCAGTTACCGCGAAGAGTACGGTCCGTTTAAAACTCTGGACGATCTCCGGCAGGTTCCGGGTATGGGTGGGGCGCTGGTGGAACGTAATCTTGCGCACCTGATGCTGTAATAACTTGCACAGTGGTAAAAATTTGCCAGGATAAAGAGGTCGTACCAGTTATGACCTCTGAATCTTATAATTAACTACCCTGAAGGCTATTGCGCTATGCAGACCCAAATCAAAGTTCGCGGTTACCACCTTGATGTTTACCAACACGTTAATAACGCCCGTTATCTGGAGTTCCTCGAAGAGGCGCGCTGGGATGGACTGGAAAACAGCGACAGTTTTCAATGGATGACCGCGCACCGTATCGCTTTTGTGGTGGTGAACATCAATATCAACTATCGCCGGCCCGCAGTGCTCAGCGATCTACTCACCGTGACCAGCCAGCTACAGCAGTTGAACGGGAAAAGTGGGGTATTGAGCCAGGTGATCACCCTGGAGCCGGAAGGACAGGTGGTGGCAGATGCATTGATTACCTTTGTCTGCATCGATCTGAAAACGCAGAAAGCGCTGCCGCTGGAGGGGGAGTTACGTGAGAAGCTGGAGCTGTTAATCAAATAACCCCGCTTCTGATGCCGGGCGAAGCATCTTTTCACCCGGCAGACCGCTCCGGTCAGTTAAGACCGGTTTTTTTCTTCAGAGCCGCCATCACCCCGGCTTTATCCGCCAGATAGTGATTCAGGCCATTAGCGCGCAGATTACACGCCGCACACTGGCCGCAGCCATCGCCTTTGATGCCGTTGTAGCAGGTGAGCGTTTCGTTACGCACCAGATCCAGCTTGCCCCAGTAGTCGGCCAGCGCCCAGGTTTCGGCTTTATCGAGCCACATTAGCGGCGTTTCGAAACGGATATCTTTGGCCATGCCGAGGTTCACAGCGTGGTTAAGGGCTTTAACAAACTCATCGCGGCAGTCCGGATAGCCCGAGAAGTCGGTTTCGCACACGCCGGTGATGATTGCCTCGGCTTTTACCTGGTAAGCATAGATGGCCGTCAGGGTCAGGAAGAGGATATTACGCCCCGGTACGAAGGTATTCGGGATCCCCTCGGCATCCGGTTCGTAGTCCGGTACCGGAATGCTGTCCCGGGTGAGGCTGCTCACCGCCAGTTCGTTGAGCAGAGTGACATCCAGCACCTTATGCGCCCGTGCGCCGAGTTTCACCGCCAGTTTTTGCGCGACCTCAATCTCTTCGCTATGGCGCTGGCCATAGTCAAAAGTCACACAATGGACTTCATCATATTGCTGCAGAGCCTGAACCAGACAGGTCGTGGAGTCCTGACCTCCACTGAAGACGACAACGGCACGTTTCATTAATCTTCCCAACTTTGACGGTTAAAGACCTATGGTAGCGTCTGCCCGTGGCGGCGACCAGCTTCTT encodes the following:
- the lon gene encoding endopeptidase La → MNPERSERIEIPVLPLRDVVVYPHMVIPLFVGREKSIRCLEAAMDHDKKIMLVAQKEASTDEPGVNDLFTVGTVASILQMLKLPDGTVKVLVEGLQRARITTLSDDGEHFAAKAEYLDSPQLDEREQEVLVRTAISQFEGYIKLNKKIPPEVLTSLNSIDDPARLADTIAAHMPLKLADKQSVLEMSDVNERLEYLMAMMESEIDLLQVEKRIRNRVKKQMEKSQREYYLNEQMKAIQKELGEMDDAPDENEALKRKIDAAKMPKEAKEKAEAELQKLKMMSPMSAEATVVRGYIEWMVQVPWNARSKVKKDLRQAQEILDTDHYGLERVKDRILEYLAVQSRVNKLKGPILCLVGPPGVGKTSLGQSIAKATGRKYIRMALGGVRDEAEIRGHRRTYIGSMPGKLIQKMAKVGVKNPLFLLDEIDKMSSDMRGDPASALLEVLDPEQNVAFSDHYLEVDYDLSDVMFVATSNSMNIPAPLLDRMEVIRLSGYTEDEKLNIARRHLLSKQIERNALKESELTVDDSAIIGIIRYYTREAGVRSLEREISKLCRKAVKQLLLDKSLKHIEITGDNLHEYLGVQRYDYGRADSENRVGQVTGLAWTEVGGDLLTIETACVPGKGKLTYTGSLGEVMQESIQAALTVVRARAEKLGINPDFYEKRDIHVHVPEGATPKDGPSAGIAMCTALVSCLTGNPVRADVAMTGEITLRGQVLPIGGLKEKLLAAHRGGIKTVLIPYENKRDLEEIPDNVIADLDIHPVKRIEEVLTLALQNEPSGMQVVTAK
- the hupB gene encoding nucleoid-associated protein HU-beta, whose translation is MNKSQLIDKIAAGADISKAAAGRALDALIASVTESLQAGDDVALVGFGTFAVKERAARTGRNPQTGKEITIAAAKVPGFRAGKALKDAVN
- the ppiD gene encoding peptidylprolyl isomerase, whose product is MMDSLRTAANSLVLKIIFGIIIVSFILTGVSGYLIGGSTNYAAKVNDQEISRGQFENAFAGERNRMQQQLGDRFSELAANEGYMKNLRQQTLNRLIDEALLDQYARELGLSISDDQVKNAIFATPAFQNNGKFDNTRYTAIVNQMGMTPDQYAQALRNQLTTQQLINAVVGTDFMLKGEADELATLVAQQRVVREATFDVNALAAKQQASDEEVKSYYEQNKNNFTAPEQFRVSYIKLDAAAMQENATDAEIQSYYDQHQDQFTQPQRNRYSVIQTKTEADAKAALDELNKGTDFATVAKEKSTDIISAKNGGDMGWLEEATTPDELKNAGLKEKGQLSGVIKSSVGFLVARLDDITPATTKPLADVHDEIAAKVKQEKALDGFYALQQKLSDAASNDNESLAGAEQAAGAKAVTTGWFDRDNLPEELNFKPVADAIFSGGLVGENGTPGSNSDIITVDGDRAFVLRVSEHKPEAVKPLDEVKDQIAALVKHNKAVQQAKLDAEKLLAELKAGKGDEALKAAGLSFGEAKTLSRTGQDPISQAAFTLSQPAKDKPSFGIANDMQGNVVIVALDEVKAGTMPEAQKKAMVQGITQNNAQIAFEALMSNLRKEAKIKLGDIITQQ
- a CDS encoding helix-hairpin-helix domain-containing protein, producing the protein MKHGIKALFITLAIVTAGLSHSALAAPSVAKTPVTQSKSEPSVSVTSSPQSKAAASSKNGEEEGVRVSINSASAEELAKVMNGVGIKKAQAIVSYREEYGPFKTLDDLRQVPGMGGALVERNLAHLML
- the fadM gene encoding long-chain acyl-CoA thioesterase FadM: MQTQIKVRGYHLDVYQHVNNARYLEFLEEARWDGLENSDSFQWMTAHRIAFVVVNININYRRPAVLSDLLTVTSQLQQLNGKSGVLSQVITLEPEGQVVADALITFVCIDLKTQKALPLEGELREKLELLIK
- the queC gene encoding 7-cyano-7-deazaguanine synthase QueC, translated to MKRAVVVFSGGQDSTTCLVQALQQYDEVHCVTFDYGQRHSEEIEVAQKLAVKLGARAHKVLDVTLLNELAVSSLTRDSIPVPDYEPDAEGIPNTFVPGRNILFLTLTAIYAYQVKAEAIITGVCETDFSGYPDCRDEFVKALNHAVNLGMAKDIRFETPLMWLDKAETWALADYWGKLDLVRNETLTCYNGIKGDGCGQCAACNLRANGLNHYLADKAGVMAALKKKTGLN